From Sphingomonas hengshuiensis, one genomic window encodes:
- a CDS encoding zinc-dependent alcohol dehydrogenase family protein, which produces MKAYKIGPQTGLDSLHLSTKPDLVAGPGEAIVKVRMVCLNHRDMLVLNGTYGARRPEDRTPVSEGMGEILSLGEGVTGLAPGTRVVAPHFVTWLDGAFHRGAFQHDVGITHDGWLAEQVRVPAAALIAVPDALTDMQVAPLSSSALTAWNAVVEVGKVKAGDTVLALGTGGVSIFALQIAKMHGARVAITSSSDEKLELARSLGADICINYRTRPDWEAALLEATGGGGADIVVDTAGQATLRQSIDAAAVNGRIALIGALAGQAKEGLPNFGAIIGKNLVIAGIAEGSRAMLARLVRAIEVNGLQPVIDRVFGFDEALEAYRYLHAGTHVGKVLIKF; this is translated from the coding sequence CCCGATCTGGTGGCCGGTCCGGGCGAGGCGATCGTGAAGGTGCGGATGGTGTGCCTTAATCATCGCGACATGCTGGTGCTCAACGGCACCTATGGCGCGCGCCGCCCCGAGGACCGCACCCCGGTATCCGAGGGGATGGGCGAAATCCTGTCGCTGGGCGAAGGCGTCACCGGGCTCGCGCCGGGAACGCGCGTGGTCGCACCGCATTTCGTGACGTGGTTGGACGGCGCGTTTCATCGGGGCGCGTTCCAGCATGATGTGGGAATCACCCATGACGGCTGGCTGGCCGAGCAGGTGCGCGTCCCCGCCGCCGCGCTGATCGCAGTGCCCGACGCGCTGACCGACATGCAGGTCGCGCCACTATCCTCCTCGGCGCTGACCGCGTGGAACGCGGTGGTCGAAGTGGGCAAGGTCAAGGCCGGCGACACGGTGCTGGCGCTGGGCACCGGCGGGGTATCGATCTTCGCGCTCCAGATCGCGAAGATGCACGGCGCGCGCGTGGCGATCACGTCGTCGAGCGACGAGAAGCTGGAATTGGCCCGCTCGCTGGGCGCCGACATCTGCATCAACTATCGCACCCGGCCAGACTGGGAAGCCGCGCTGCTGGAGGCGACGGGGGGCGGAGGCGCGGACATCGTCGTCGATACCGCCGGACAGGCGACGCTGCGCCAGTCGATCGACGCGGCGGCAGTCAATGGCCGCATTGCGCTGATCGGCGCACTGGCGGGGCAGGCGAAGGAAGGGCTGCCCAATTTCGGGGCGATCATCGGCAAGAATTTGGTGATCGCCGGGATCGCCGAGGGCAGCCGCGCGATGCTGGCGCGGCTGGTGCGCGCCATCGAGGTCAATGGTCTCCAGCCGGTGATCGACCGCGTGTTCGGCTTTGACGAGGCGCTGGAGGCGTATCGCTACCTCCATGCGGGCACGCATGTCGGGAAGGTGCTGATCAAGTTCTGA
- a CDS encoding DUF1838 family protein, which yields MPNIGRRGALGLLGAGAVIGAAPAAALVGKGRKLDFAAPEDRFLAYIRMRGSLDERLVVSYISGSYFGVVGSEVTPLWDVIGVTFTRWKRRADGGFDAVTGEIAHFLDPKTGEAPGQFLIPYTGKTVTDPRTNLPPNRIIVTPTLHMEVPRMMPGAVMDHDIRTPEVRGDDVWFTEVSRVTFPAPGGGEPFRYSEAITMHAHLSDLEKPDLPRVPCEANFTNVVAWRPWMQMGDHPGHLMAIGSGRFGVTMDLLPDRWTRATREKWPNVLENPGALLDPVWKTL from the coding sequence ATGCCGAACATCGGACGACGCGGGGCATTGGGCCTGTTGGGCGCGGGCGCAGTCATCGGGGCGGCGCCTGCCGCCGCGCTGGTGGGGAAGGGCCGCAAACTTGACTTCGCGGCGCCCGAGGATCGCTTCCTCGCCTATATCCGGATGCGTGGGTCGCTCGATGAGCGGCTGGTGGTCAGCTATATCAGCGGCAGCTATTTCGGCGTCGTCGGGTCGGAGGTCACCCCGCTCTGGGACGTGATCGGGGTCACCTTCACGCGGTGGAAGCGGCGCGCCGATGGCGGGTTCGACGCAGTGACCGGGGAAATCGCGCATTTCCTCGATCCGAAGACGGGCGAGGCGCCCGGCCAGTTCCTGATCCCCTATACCGGCAAGACCGTCACCGATCCGCGCACCAACCTGCCGCCCAACCGCATCATCGTGACGCCGACGCTGCATATGGAAGTGCCGCGGATGATGCCGGGCGCCGTGATGGACCACGACATCCGCACCCCCGAAGTGCGCGGCGACGATGTCTGGTTCACCGAAGTCAGCCGCGTGACCTTCCCCGCGCCCGGCGGCGGCGAACCGTTCCGCTATAGCGAGGCGATCACGATGCACGCGCATCTGAGCGACCTCGAAAAGCCCGACCTGCCGCGCGTGCCGTGCGAGGCCAATTTCACCAATGTCGTCGCATGGCGGCCCTGGATGCAGATGGGCGACCATCCCGGCCATCTGATGGCGATCGGCAGCGGGCGTTTCGGCGTGACCATGGACCTGCTCCCGGATCGCTGGACCAGGGCGACGCGGGAGAAATGGCCGAACGTGCTGGAGAATCCTGGCGCGCTGCTCGATCCGGTGTGGAAGACGCTCTGA
- a CDS encoding DUF1838 family protein, which produces MNDLLITRRQGLGLAAAAAGTVAAPAFATAPAQKIPFLTKVDFKDPKWNRDTFARLEGDLDPTKEKIGWIKGRAVGVRENERVRPLFDVEGFSVVRLKQLEDGSWRKLLREIVFYRDIQTGKIMDSWQNPYTNETVKVVPIANDPFNFTIGEFAPEPPSYGGLNKDKPPRRPLLLDWDTAPNNMILLKTAIDLFYPNALNPAKWVRESSGAMNRVSEYFTYYIDRADIENPRLTHIPHVGAWSRITPWLPWMLMGAAPGHISYVCSYGSMEEGIRGLAPDLVAAARAMDEKWLHAPTEDYGPSLSSLENYARQQTPAPVPAGWAPPQPPAPITLPAK; this is translated from the coding sequence ATGAACGACCTGCTGATCACCCGCCGCCAGGGCCTGGGGCTCGCCGCCGCCGCTGCGGGCACGGTCGCCGCGCCAGCCTTCGCGACCGCGCCGGCCCAGAAAATTCCGTTCCTCACCAAGGTCGACTTCAAGGACCCCAAATGGAACCGCGACACCTTCGCGCGGCTGGAGGGCGACCTCGATCCGACCAAGGAAAAAATCGGCTGGATCAAGGGCCGCGCCGTCGGCGTCCGCGAGAATGAGCGCGTCCGCCCGCTGTTCGACGTCGAGGGGTTCAGCGTCGTCCGGCTCAAGCAGCTGGAGGACGGAAGCTGGCGCAAGCTGCTGCGCGAGATCGTGTTCTATCGCGACATCCAGACCGGCAAGATCATGGACAGCTGGCAGAATCCCTACACCAACGAAACCGTGAAGGTGGTGCCGATCGCCAATGATCCGTTCAACTTCACGATCGGCGAATTCGCGCCCGAGCCCCCCTCTTATGGCGGGCTCAACAAGGACAAGCCGCCGCGCCGCCCGCTGCTGCTCGATTGGGATACCGCGCCCAACAACATGATCCTGCTCAAGACCGCGATCGACCTGTTCTACCCCAACGCGCTCAACCCCGCGAAATGGGTGCGCGAATCCTCGGGCGCGATGAACCGCGTCTCGGAATATTTCACTTACTATATCGACCGCGCCGACATCGAGAATCCCAGGCTCACGCACATCCCTCATGTCGGCGCATGGAGCCGGATCACCCCCTGGCTGCCCTGGATGCTGATGGGCGCGGCGCCCGGGCATATCAGCTATGTGTGCAGCTATGGATCGATGGAGGAGGGCATTCGCGGCCTTGCGCCCGACCTGGTCGCCGCCGCGCGTGCGATGGACGAGAAATGGCTCCACGCCCCGACCGAGGATTACGGCCCGTCGCTGTCGAGCCTCGAAAACTATGCCCGCCAGCAGACCCCGGCGCCGGTGCCTGCAGGCTGGGCCCCGCCACAGCCGCCCGCGCCGATCACGCTGCCAGCCAAGTAA
- a CDS encoding alpha/beta hydrolase family protein — translation MDGIVTRRSVIGAMAAGAVVLPHLAWSAPATIELKTAGGRAVSVSHWQPKGRHRGIILFSHGAASAPWKYERLIQPWADRGWEVFAPLHVDSTDHPDTKAFPGLKSWAARVEDMRLLSEKLARGDYVAAGHSYGGLTALTLGGAAAVVPEGVAGPLADPRARSVLAFSPPPPLPGLISAEGYAALKVPALIQTGTMDLWPAAPPGPDAWRGHLAAFDAAPAGRDRYALVLEGVDHYFGGAICRPELPGPPQLAQLAQASALSLRFLDAFQRRDPAARRALDAARADAGVVVLQSK, via the coding sequence ATGGACGGCATCGTTACGCGGCGGTCGGTGATCGGGGCCATGGCGGCGGGGGCAGTCGTGCTGCCGCACCTCGCCTGGTCCGCACCGGCGACCATCGAGCTCAAGACCGCCGGCGGGCGTGCCGTGTCGGTGTCGCACTGGCAGCCAAAGGGTCGCCACCGGGGCATTATCCTGTTCTCGCACGGCGCGGCCTCGGCCCCTTGGAAATATGAACGACTGATCCAGCCCTGGGCCGACCGCGGCTGGGAGGTGTTTGCGCCGCTCCACGTCGATTCGACCGATCACCCCGATACCAAGGCGTTTCCGGGCCTGAAGAGCTGGGCCGCGCGGGTCGAGGATATGCGGCTGCTGTCCGAGAAGCTGGCGCGCGGCGACTATGTCGCGGCGGGGCACAGCTATGGCGGGCTGACCGCGCTGACGCTGGGCGGTGCGGCGGCGGTGGTGCCGGAGGGGGTGGCGGGCCCGCTCGCCGATCCGCGCGCACGGTCGGTGCTCGCTTTCTCCCCCCCGCCGCCGCTGCCCGGCCTGATCAGCGCCGAGGGCTATGCCGCGCTCAAGGTGCCGGCGCTGATCCAGACGGGCACGATGGACCTGTGGCCGGCAGCCCCGCCGGGGCCGGATGCGTGGCGCGGCCACCTTGCCGCCTTTGATGCCGCTCCCGCCGGTCGCGACCGGTATGCGCTCGTGCTGGAGGGGGTCGATCATTATTTCGGCGGCGCGATCTGCCGCCCCGAACTCCCCGGCCCGCCCCAACTCGCCCAGCTTGCGCAGGCAAGCGCGCTCTCGTTGCGCTTCCTCGATGCGTTCCAGCGTCGCGATCCGGCGGCACGGCGCGCACTCGACGCCGCGCGCGCCGATGCGGGGGTGGTCGTCTTGCAGTCGAAATAG
- a CDS encoding NAD-dependent succinate-semialdehyde dehydrogenase: MDPQFAATLADPSLLRAANRIGGDWVEVDPQGRSIAVHNPATGALVGRVPSLGAEAARAAIAAAKAAQPAWRRRTAKDRATLLRRLFDLMMAHQEDLARIMTAEQGKPLAESRGEIAYAASYIEWFAEEGKRVYGDTIPEHAPGRRIMVRKEPIGVFATITPWNFPAAMITRKAAPGWAAGCTGVLRPASETPFSAIALAVLAERAGFPAGVCNVLTGPGSEIGGELTSNPDVRKLSFTGSTEVGALLLAQCAPTIKKTSMELGGNAPFIVFDDADLDAAVQGALASKYRNAGQTCVCANRLLVQDGVYDVFAAKLKVAVEAMTLGDGFAEGVTIGPLIDEAAVAKAEAHVSDAVAHGATVLTGGTRADRAGTFFQPTILTDVPTDALIFREETFAPVAPLFRFHDEAEAIAMANDTPFGLASYFYARDIGRIVRVSEALEYGIVGINEGLISTEVAPFGGIKASGLGREGSKYGIEDYLELKYLCLGGLDA; encoded by the coding sequence ATCGACCCCCAATTCGCCGCCACGCTGGCGGACCCATCGCTGCTGCGCGCCGCGAACCGTATCGGCGGCGACTGGGTCGAAGTCGATCCGCAGGGCCGGTCGATCGCCGTCCATAATCCCGCAACCGGCGCGCTGGTCGGGCGGGTGCCATCGCTGGGGGCAGAGGCGGCGCGCGCCGCGATCGCTGCCGCCAAGGCCGCGCAGCCCGCATGGCGCCGCCGCACCGCCAAGGACCGCGCCACGCTCCTGCGCCGGCTGTTCGATCTGATGATGGCGCATCAGGAGGATCTGGCGCGGATCATGACTGCCGAACAGGGCAAGCCGCTGGCCGAAAGTCGGGGCGAGATCGCCTATGCCGCATCGTACATCGAATGGTTCGCGGAGGAGGGGAAGCGGGTGTACGGCGACACTATCCCCGAACATGCGCCGGGCCGGCGGATCATGGTGCGCAAGGAGCCTATCGGCGTGTTCGCGACGATCACCCCGTGGAATTTCCCGGCGGCGATGATCACGCGCAAGGCGGCGCCGGGATGGGCGGCGGGCTGTACCGGCGTGCTGCGCCCCGCCAGCGAGACGCCGTTCTCCGCGATCGCGCTGGCGGTGCTGGCGGAACGGGCAGGGTTCCCGGCGGGGGTGTGCAACGTCCTCACCGGGCCGGGCAGCGAGATCGGCGGCGAGCTCACCTCGAACCCCGATGTGCGCAAGCTGAGCTTCACCGGATCGACCGAAGTCGGCGCGCTGCTGCTCGCGCAATGTGCGCCGACGATCAAGAAGACCAGCATGGAACTGGGCGGCAATGCGCCGTTCATCGTGTTCGACGACGCCGATCTGGATGCGGCGGTACAGGGGGCGCTGGCCTCCAAATATCGCAACGCCGGCCAGACCTGCGTCTGCGCCAACCGGCTGCTGGTGCAGGACGGCGTGTATGACGTTTTTGCCGCAAAGCTGAAGGTGGCGGTCGAGGCGATGACGCTGGGCGACGGCTTTGCGGAGGGCGTGACGATCGGCCCGCTGATCGACGAGGCGGCGGTGGCGAAGGCCGAGGCGCATGTATCGGATGCGGTCGCCCATGGCGCGACCGTGCTGACCGGCGGCACCCGTGCGGACCGCGCGGGCACGTTCTTCCAGCCCACGATCCTGACCGACGTGCCGACCGACGCGCTGATCTTCCGCGAGGAGACCTTCGCGCCGGTCGCCCCGCTGTTCCGCTTCCACGACGAGGCAGAGGCGATCGCGATGGCGAACGACACCCCGTTCGGCCTCGCCTCCTATTTCTACGCGCGCGACATCGGCCGGATCGTCCGCGTGTCCGAAGCGCTGGAGTACGGAATCGTCGGCATCAACGAAGGCCTGATCTCGACCGAAGTCGCGCCGTTCGGTGGGATCAAGGCGTCGGGGCTGGGGCGCGAGGGGTCGAAATACGGGATCGAGGACTATCTGGAGCTGAAATATCTGTGTCTGGGTGGGTTGGACGCCTGA